One Nonomuraea angiospora DNA segment encodes these proteins:
- a CDS encoding trypsin-like serine peptidase, whose product MIPRARHLVAAALSSALLMAPAFTGIANAARDSRVFAVSLAKTAVDVKRVADYWTPDQLKQADSYSPATPGTQAATPAPSASAQASNAATQAATTVTRAVAAQAVPPVLARKGTVARTMGKVFFRFGDKEYWCSASAVAAKNRSVVATAGHCAYDPRQAKAADYWIFVPNPGSNGETPDGIYVGSSISMHEDWSGKGDYDFDYAFVTVHRGFKWESKDGRYVMKDVGRLQDNVGGQGIELNKKPTTYTVTAFGYPAGAQPDGTRPFDGKRLRMCKEGPTRWTSAVSLDLQKGVQLLNCDFSPGASGGPWLIGFNKDRWTGYLNGVNSLTWNRDAKGWYDAVSSPYFDTTAGEVYRRAAAQTTPPNVT is encoded by the coding sequence ATGATCCCCCGGGCCAGGCACTTGGTGGCGGCTGCGCTCAGCAGCGCGCTGCTGATGGCGCCTGCCTTCACGGGGATCGCGAACGCCGCGCGCGACAGCAGGGTCTTCGCCGTCTCGCTGGCCAAGACCGCGGTGGACGTGAAGCGGGTCGCCGACTACTGGACCCCCGACCAGCTCAAGCAGGCCGACAGCTACAGCCCCGCGACGCCCGGCACCCAGGCCGCCACCCCGGCGCCGTCGGCCTCCGCGCAGGCCTCCAACGCCGCCACGCAGGCCGCGACCACCGTCACGCGGGCCGTCGCCGCCCAGGCGGTGCCGCCCGTGCTGGCGCGCAAGGGCACGGTCGCCAGGACCATGGGCAAGGTCTTCTTCCGGTTCGGGGACAAGGAGTACTGGTGCTCCGCCAGCGCGGTCGCCGCCAAGAACCGCAGCGTCGTCGCGACGGCCGGGCACTGCGCGTACGACCCGCGGCAGGCCAAGGCGGCCGACTACTGGATCTTCGTCCCCAACCCCGGGTCCAACGGCGAGACGCCCGACGGCATCTACGTGGGCTCCTCGATCAGCATGCACGAGGACTGGTCGGGCAAGGGCGACTACGACTTCGACTACGCGTTCGTGACCGTGCACCGCGGCTTCAAGTGGGAGTCCAAGGACGGCCGCTACGTCATGAAGGACGTGGGCCGGCTCCAGGACAACGTCGGCGGCCAGGGCATCGAGCTCAACAAGAAGCCGACCACGTACACGGTGACCGCGTTCGGCTACCCGGCGGGCGCGCAGCCCGACGGCACCCGACCGTTCGACGGCAAGCGCCTGCGCATGTGCAAGGAAGGCCCCACCCGCTGGACCTCCGCCGTCAGCCTCGACCTGCAGAAGGGCGTGCAGCTGCTCAACTGCGACTTCAGCCCGGGCGCGAGCGGCGGTCCGTGGCTGATCGGCTTCAACAAGGACCGCTGGACCGGCTATCTGAACGGCGTCAACAGCCTGACCTGGAACAGAGACGCGAAAGGCTGGTACGACGCGGTGTCGTCTCCGTACTTCGACACCACCGCCGGAGAGGTCTACCGACGCGCCGCCGCGCAGACCACTCCGCCAAATGTGACCTAA
- a CDS encoding trypsin-like serine peptidase, producing MKRILLPAGGAVLATGLLAVGLTGTAQADGDVSHDPMANNTAEAASVASFWLASNGAALRQATQYTWDAKEVRKVVSKGGYSPDGRPGTTAPTGETKSTAKAQNVNIPKTIGKVFFVDGSGKFRWCSATSIQSNYRNLVSTAGHCVYDTDSDKALLDNWVFVPGYYQGKAPWGIYVGKQAFTHYDFDTYEDYDRDYAFVTVYNGIQFNGVKQVDRKDFQSFTGPKRSWGGRYYILLSKDAGRLGDNVGGQGFAWNQPTGKPVRAFGYPAAPHPDGNKVYSGVTPKNCYGTTTAKAVGAPWLKIEEHIGLKCAVTPGYDGGPWLLNYSNGKRLGYVNGVTSTFADQDGNDRIDYITSPYFDGETAAVYNAAKNVWSGKIVGPNGELYK from the coding sequence TTGAAGCGAATCCTTCTGCCCGCCGGCGGCGCCGTCCTCGCGACCGGCCTGCTCGCGGTAGGTCTGACCGGTACGGCCCAGGCCGACGGCGACGTCTCCCACGACCCGATGGCCAACAACACCGCCGAGGCGGCCTCCGTCGCCTCCTTCTGGCTCGCCTCGAACGGGGCCGCGCTCCGCCAGGCGACCCAGTACACCTGGGACGCGAAGGAAGTCCGAAAGGTCGTCTCCAAGGGCGGTTACAGCCCTGACGGCCGCCCCGGCACCACGGCGCCGACCGGCGAGACGAAGTCGACCGCCAAGGCCCAGAACGTGAACATCCCCAAGACCATCGGCAAGGTCTTCTTCGTCGACGGCTCCGGCAAGTTCCGCTGGTGCTCGGCCACCTCCATCCAGTCGAACTACCGCAACCTGGTCTCCACGGCCGGCCACTGCGTGTACGACACGGACAGCGACAAGGCCCTCCTCGACAACTGGGTCTTCGTCCCCGGCTACTACCAGGGCAAGGCCCCGTGGGGCATCTACGTGGGCAAGCAGGCCTTCACCCACTACGACTTCGACACCTACGAGGACTACGACCGCGACTACGCGTTCGTCACCGTCTACAACGGCATCCAGTTCAACGGTGTGAAGCAGGTGGACCGCAAGGACTTCCAGTCCTTCACCGGCCCCAAGCGCTCGTGGGGCGGCCGTTACTACATCCTGCTGTCCAAGGACGCCGGCCGCCTCGGTGACAACGTCGGCGGCCAGGGCTTCGCCTGGAACCAGCCCACCGGCAAGCCCGTCCGCGCCTTCGGCTACCCGGCCGCTCCGCACCCGGACGGCAACAAGGTCTACAGCGGCGTCACGCCGAAGAACTGCTACGGCACGACCACCGCCAAGGCGGTCGGCGCCCCCTGGCTCAAGATCGAAGAGCACATCGGCCTCAAGTGCGCCGTGACCCCCGGTTACGACGGCGGCCCCTGGCTCCTCAACTACAGCAACGGCAAGCGCCTGGGTTACGTGAACGGTGTGACGAGCACCTTCGCCGACCAGGACGGCAACGACCGCATCGACTACATCACCTCGCCCTACTTCGACGGCGAGACGGCAGCGGTCTACAACGCCGCCAAGAACGTGTGGTCCGGCAAGATCGTCGGCCCGAACGGCGAGCTGTACAAGTAA
- a CDS encoding transposase, with the protein MHRGDLTNAEWERLASLLSPGDTLGDRWDEHRMMINGVLYQARTGLRWRHLPGRFGCWVTIYRHHRHWTADGTWRRLLRAIETAQDDATTDGGAAQPPPRPAPVRHPRHEALAHDPVLLSLRSHLAAVVRQRDI; encoded by the coding sequence ATGCATCGTGGCGATCTGACGAACGCCGAATGGGAACGGCTGGCATCGCTGCTATCCCCCGGCGACACACTTGGAGACCGGTGGGACGAGCACCGGATGATGATCAATGGGGTGCTCTACCAAGCCAGGACCGGTCTGCGGTGGCGTCATCTGCCCGGGCGATTCGGCTGCTGGGTGACCATCTACCGGCACCACCGCCACTGGACGGCCGACGGCACCTGGCGGCGGCTGCTGAGAGCGATCGAGACCGCTCAGGACGACGCGACGACCGATGGCGGCGCCGCACAGCCACCACCGCGCCCCGCGCCCGTCCGCCACCCCCGGCACGAAGCCCTCGCCCACGATCCGGTGCTGCTGAGCCTGCGCTCCCACCTGGCGGCGGTCGTCCGGCAGAGGGACATCTAG